A window of the Lysinibacillus irui genome harbors these coding sequences:
- the chrR gene encoding class II chromate reductase ChrR (The defining protein previously, in error, was in a different rule for naming class I chromate reductases.): MVKELLRNHSSVRIYDGNPISREIIEDLIATAQMAATSHFVQAYSVIWVTDADKKEKLGLLSGNPRQYETSGGAFVFCVDFKRLQMAGKLEGVDIVADSAENVLVGVADVSLFAQNFVIAAESMGYGICYIGGVRNNPSEISELFNLPDHVFPLFGLTIGVPARRNEVKPRLPVSAVLHENGYNVDKYDELLPAYNETMEMYYNNRSSNRKIDNWTKQMADFLVEQRRPHIKEFLATKGFNWK; this comes from the coding sequence ATGGTTAAAGAATTATTACGCAACCATTCCTCGGTTCGTATTTATGATGGCAATCCGATTTCAAGAGAAATCATCGAGGATTTAATTGCAACAGCACAAATGGCTGCCACATCACATTTTGTCCAAGCCTATAGTGTAATATGGGTAACAGATGCAGACAAAAAGGAGAAATTAGGATTACTCTCTGGTAACCCTCGTCAATATGAAACTTCTGGTGGTGCTTTTGTCTTTTGCGTTGACTTCAAGCGTCTTCAAATGGCTGGAAAACTAGAAGGTGTAGACATAGTTGCAGATTCTGCTGAAAATGTTCTAGTGGGTGTAGCTGATGTATCGTTGTTTGCACAGAACTTTGTGATCGCAGCAGAATCAATGGGGTATGGAATTTGCTATATTGGAGGGGTACGTAACAATCCTTCCGAAATAAGTGAATTATTTAATCTACCTGATCACGTTTTTCCTTTATTCGGCCTAACAATTGGCGTACCAGCACGACGCAATGAAGTCAAACCACGCTTACCTGTGTCTGCCGTATTACATGAAAACGGATACAATGTAGACAAGTATGATGAGCTTTTACCAGCTTATAATGAGACAATGGAGATGTATTATAATAACCGATCCTCAAATAGAAAAATTGATAATTGGACAAAACAAATGGCTGATTTTTTAGTCGAACAACGTCGTCCTCATATCAAAGAGTTTTTAGCTACAAAAGGATTTAATTGGAAGTAA
- a CDS encoding glycerol-3-phosphate acyltransferase — MVKAVIIFLLVGYLIGCIHGSKVAQFLSGVDLKKAGHGNAGASNATLSLGWKYGVLVALIDIGKGVVAIIGAHIYLADAIHLTEGQIWLLTYMMAAGVILGHNFPFYMGFNGGKGTASIIGILLAVDWKIGLFALILFVILSFATNYLIVGVLEFYLVFCTATYLWIPGIGPTVIAVLLFGIAIILHIENIKRLVNGTEPKVTSAFKKKK; from the coding sequence ATGGTAAAAGCCGTGATTATTTTTCTCTTAGTTGGATATTTAATTGGCTGTATTCACGGCTCTAAAGTGGCACAATTTTTATCTGGGGTTGATTTAAAAAAAGCTGGCCATGGTAATGCTGGTGCATCCAATGCTACACTTTCCCTAGGTTGGAAATATGGCGTTTTAGTAGCTCTCATCGATATTGGTAAAGGTGTTGTAGCCATTATCGGCGCACACATTTATTTAGCAGATGCTATACATTTAACCGAAGGACAAATATGGCTTTTAACTTACATGATGGCTGCAGGGGTTATTTTAGGTCATAATTTCCCATTTTATATGGGCTTTAATGGTGGAAAAGGTACTGCTTCCATTATTGGCATTTTACTTGCTGTTGATTGGAAAATAGGTTTATTTGCACTTATTCTATTTGTCATTTTATCTTTCGCAACAAACTATTTAATTGTTGGAGTACTTGAGTTTTATCTCGTTTTTTGTACAGCAACTTATTTATGGATTCCTGGAATCGGTCCTACTGTTATTGCTGTCCTTCTATTTGGCATAGCGATTATTTTGCACATTGAAAATATTAAACGATTAGTAAATGGCACAGAGCCAAAAGTCACATCTGCATTTAAGAAAAAGAAATAA
- a CDS encoding O-acetylhomoserine aminocarboxypropyltransferase/cysteine synthase family protein, which yields MTNFKPETLLLHGGQEPDPVTGSRTVPIYRSTAFVFKDTAHAQRLFALEEAGNIYTRITNPTVDVFEKRVALLEGGTAAVALSSGAAAIAFSILNLAGAGDEIVAASSLYGGTYNLFANTLPNYGINTIFVDETNPDNFKAAITDKTKAIFAEVYGNPSLKVLDIEAVAKIAHENGLPLIIDSTFASPYGSTPIEYGADVVVHSATKWIGGHGTTLGGVVVDAGKFDWTSGRFPGFTEPDASYHGLRYGIDTASAAFATKLRVQLLRDFGPTLSADAAFNLLQGLETLHLRIPKHNENALAVAEYLQNHPSVEYVNYNGLEDFPTHDLAKKYLRNGFGSVLTFGIKGGREAGRKLIDSVKLFSHVANVGDAKSLIIHPASTTHQQLSADELVQAGVTESLIRLSIGLEAVEDIIADLEQAITQATATEQTVKA from the coding sequence ATGACAAATTTTAAACCAGAAACATTGTTGTTACATGGTGGTCAAGAACCAGACCCAGTGACAGGATCTCGAACTGTTCCCATCTATCGCTCAACGGCATTCGTTTTTAAAGACACTGCTCATGCGCAACGTCTTTTTGCCTTAGAAGAAGCAGGGAACATTTACACACGCATTACAAATCCAACTGTTGATGTTTTTGAAAAACGTGTGGCTTTATTGGAAGGTGGAACAGCAGCAGTAGCACTTTCATCTGGTGCAGCGGCTATCGCATTTTCCATTTTAAACCTAGCTGGAGCTGGTGATGAAATTGTAGCAGCTAGTTCTTTATATGGCGGTACTTATAATTTATTTGCTAACACACTACCAAACTACGGTATTAATACAATTTTTGTAGATGAAACAAACCCAGACAATTTTAAGGCTGCAATTACCGATAAAACAAAAGCTATTTTTGCTGAAGTTTATGGTAATCCAAGCTTAAAGGTTTTAGATATTGAAGCGGTAGCTAAAATTGCACATGAGAATGGCTTACCATTAATTATTGATAGTACGTTTGCTTCTCCGTATGGCTCAACACCTATTGAATATGGTGCAGATGTTGTTGTTCATTCAGCCACTAAATGGATAGGTGGTCATGGTACAACTTTAGGTGGAGTAGTGGTAGATGCTGGTAAGTTTGATTGGACTAGCGGACGTTTTCCTGGTTTTACTGAGCCAGATGCTTCTTACCATGGCTTACGCTACGGCATTGATACGGCTTCAGCAGCTTTTGCTACGAAGCTACGCGTACAGCTATTACGTGATTTTGGTCCAACATTGAGCGCAGACGCAGCCTTTAATTTGTTACAAGGTTTAGAAACGCTTCATTTGCGTATCCCTAAACACAATGAAAATGCATTGGCAGTGGCTGAATATTTACAGAACCACCCATCTGTGGAGTATGTAAATTATAATGGCTTAGAAGATTTCCCAACACATGATTTAGCGAAAAAATATTTAAGAAATGGCTTCGGTTCAGTGCTCACATTTGGCATTAAAGGTGGACGTGAAGCCGGACGAAAGCTTATTGATAGCGTGAAGTTATTTTCACATGTAGCAAATGTAGGAGATGCCAAGTCATTAATTATTCATCCTGCCTCAACTACACATCAACAGCTCTCAGCAGATGAATTAGTTCAAGCTGGAGTAACCGAATCGCTTATTCGCTTATCCATCGGTTTAGAGGCAGTAGAGGACATTATTGCAGATCTAGAACAAGCGATTACGCAGGCAACAGCAACTGAACAAACAGTAAAAGCTTAA